The following coding sequences lie in one Rutidosis leptorrhynchoides isolate AG116_Rl617_1_P2 chromosome 4, CSIRO_AGI_Rlap_v1, whole genome shotgun sequence genomic window:
- the LOC139843015 gene encoding uncharacterized protein, which yields MERLNCVFHQSRASRFNRFIANNNLVEIPINGKRFTRISDDGTKFSKLDRFFVNDKFMRLWANLSVVPLDRRDSDHCPLLLRDRIIDFGPKPFKIFDEWFNKEGVDKVIIEAWGKGIESTRGDCVFRDKLKNVKRDLRMWSKKEFGNLDAEINELKQEATRLELLAESGCISDSDRVVWLDTRKRWVDKERIKMSMLKQKARIRWILEGNENSKYFHSTIRRKLNKSNIRGLNINGSWVEDPKVVKDTVFVHFKNIFSKKNITRPSLWTTDQNSMVGRNMQSGS from the coding sequence ATGGAGCGATTAAATTGTGTTTTTCATCAATCAAGAGCGTCTCGTTTCAATAGGTTCATtgctaataataatcttgttgagatCCCGATCAATGGGAAAAGGTTCACGCGTATTAGTGACGATGGCACAAAGTTTAGTAAACTTGATCGTTTCTTTGTAAATGATAAGTTTATGAGACTTTGGGCCAATCTCTCGGTTGTTCCACTTGATCGTAGAGACTCGGACCATTGCCCACTTTTACTAAGGGATCGTATTATTGATTTCGGACCGAAACCCTTTAAAATATTCGATGAATGGTTCAACAAGGAAGGTGTGGATAAGGTAATTATTGAGGCTTGGGGTAAAGGTATAGAGAGTACTAGAGGTGATTGTGTCTTTAGAGATAAGCTCAAAAATGTGAAGCGAGATTTGAGGATGTGGAGTAAAAAGGAATTTGGAAATTTAGATGCGGAAATAAATGAGCTAAAACAAGAGGCGACAAGATTGGAACTGTTGGCCGAATCCGGGTGCATTAGTGATAGTGATCGTGTGGTTTGGTTAGACACTCGTAAAAGATGGGTTGATAAAGAAAGAATTAAAATGAGTATGTTGAAACAAAAAGCCCGTATCCGGTGGATCTTGGAAGGCAATGAAAATTCGAAATATTTCCATTCCACGATTCGAAGAAAACTAAACAAATCCAACATCCGCGGTTTAAACATTAATGGGTCTTGGGTCGAGGATCCGAAGGTGGTTAAGGACACTGTTTTTGTACACTTCAAAAATATCTTCAGTAAGAAAAATATTACCAGGCCATCTTTATGGACTACTGATCAAAACTCCATGGTGGGTCGTAATATGCAGTCTGGTTCATAA